The nucleotide sequence GACCAGCAGCCCGCGTCAGCAGGAGCCGCTGGCGACCGCCATGCCGCTGACCATGCTGGTCAACGATGAAGGCCAGCCGCTGTTCAGTTTGCCGCTGGACGAACGCCTGCCGGTGTTCGACCCGCACTACAGCCGCAGTTCGGTGATGACGTTCATGCTCTCCGAACTGCTGGCGCAGGCGCTGATGCAAATGAACAGCGCTGCCCAACGCCTGAAGATGATCCACGCCAACGCGCCGCGTCAGTTGCGCAACATTATTCTGACCCTGCCTTCGGCTATGCCTAAACCGGAACGCGAGATCTTCCGTCGCCGGATGATCGACGCGATCGGGCTGGTGTGGAAAGCGATGGGCTGGCATCCGGCCGATGAGGACTTCCTGACGGCGCAGGACAAGCGCCACAGCAGCGTGCCGGTGCCGGAAGTCCAGATGGAGTGGGATGAAGCCACCTGCGGACAGATGGTGTACCTCTACAACGAAGCGCAGGTGAATTTCGGCGGCCGGGCGGAGGCGTTCTTCGCCAGCATGGCGCGGCCGGACAAAGAACTGACGGACGACGAGCAGCCGGGGAAAACCTTGCGCATCGCCTCTATCGATATCGGCGGCGGCACCACCGATTTGGCGATTACCCAATACTGGCTGGACGACGGCGTCGGCAGCAACGTCAAAATCATCCCCCGCCTGCTGTTTCGCGAAGGGTTTAAAGTCGCCGGCGATGACATTCTGCTGGACGTGATCCAGTTGTATGTGCTGCCCGCGTTGCAGGCCGCGCTGAAAAAAGCCGGCGTCACCAGCCCAGACAGCCTGATGACCCGGCTGTTCGGCAGCGAAGGCCGCATGGACGGCCAGTTGACGCTGCGCCAGCAAGTCACGTTGCAGATGTTCATTCCTATCGGCCAGGCGATTCTGGAAGCCTACGAACAGTTCGATCCGCTCGATCTGAACGCGGAAATCGACACCACCTTCGGCGAAATGCTGCCGCAGGCGCCGACGCGCAACGTGCTGGAATACGTCAATACCGAAATCCAGCGTGAACTGCCGGACGAGGAAACCCCGTTCGACATCCTGCAGGTGCCGCTGATCCTGCGTCTTGGCAAGCTGCACAGCGAATTTCTGGCTAACCGCATGAGCATTACCCAGCACCTGCGGCTGATGTCGGAAGTGGTGTCGCTGTATGCCTGCGACGTGCTGTTGCTGACCGGTCGGCCGTCGCGCTTTCCGGGCATTCAGGCGCTGTTCCGCCACCTGCAGCCGCTGCCGATTAACCGCATGATGTCGCTGGACGGCTATCACACCAGCGACTGGTATCCGTTTAACAAGCGCGGCCGTATCGAAAACCCCAAATCCACCGCCGCGGTGGGGGCGATGCTATGCCTGCTGGCGCTGGATCTGCGTCTGCCCGGTTTTTACTTCAAAGCCGGGGATTTCGAACCCTACTCCACCGTGCGTTATCTTGGCATGCTGGACAGCACCAACACCCTTACGGCCGATAACGTCTACTATAACGATATCGACCTGGATGACGCCGATTTCACGCTGGACGATCAGTCCGGTTTCGAAGTGCGCGGCTCGTTGTGCCTCGGCTTTCGCCAGTTGGACAACGAACGCTGGCCCGCCTCGCCGCTCTACTCGCTGTCGATAGTCGATCCGGAACTGGCCCGCAAGGTGGCCGGCGACAGCGTACTGCACGTGCGCCTGAAAGTGGTGCCGGGCGACGATAACCTCACGCCGGAACGCGTCGAGATAGCCAACGCGGTGCTGGGCTCCGGGCTCGCCATTTCGCCGCATCAGTTAAGGCTGAAACTCAATACCTTGTCCAGCACGGTTTCCGGCATGGCACATTACTGGATCGATAGCGGGAGCGTCTTCAAGAAATGAAACCATTAACGCCTAAACAGCTGTCGAGCCGTCTTAGCCGCCAGTTGCAATCCGTTTCGCAAGGCGTAGATCAGGCGATCGCCTGGGTGGACGAAACCCGGCGCAACGTTCCCCGCCTGGATATGGAAGCCGACCGGCTCATCGTCAAGCTGCGACGTTGCCGCAACAACGCCCGCGGGCTGTCCGACTCGTCGCTGAAAGAGATTGCAATGGGCATGTTCGGGTTGGCTCAGGGCGGCAAAACCTATCTGCTGACGTCGCTGGCCGGCGGTGAAAATGGCCGGATTGAAACCTCCGTCGGCGGCGTCACGCTGGATTACCAGAAAAATATCAACCCGGACAACCAGCAGCCGGCCTTTGTCACCCGCTTTACCCGGCAGGTTGAAGGCAAAAATACCCCGAACCCGGTGCAGGTCCAGTTGCTCAACGAAGCCGATATCGCCCGTATTATGGCCTATGCCTTCGTACTGGAAAACAGCCAGAACCCTGCGCCGGAACTCGACGAGCAGCACATTGCCGAGCACCTGAAAACGCTGTCGCTGCATCGCCAGCAAGAAGCCGTGCCCGGGCTGGACGGCGATGACGTGGTCGCGCTGTGGGATTATCTGGTGCGCCACGACGCCCGGCGTCAAAAGCCGCTGGAACGCAAATTCTGGCCGCTGGCGGTGGAACTGGCGCCGCATCTCAGCATCGACGACCGCGCCAGCCTGTTCTCGATTCTGTGGGGCGAACAAGCGGAGTACACCCCGCTCTACCGCCATTTCGCCCACACGCTGGAGCAATTGTCCGGCGCCCGCAAGGTGCTGGCGCCGATCAGCCTGCTGGTGGATGAATCGCTGCAGCCCGATAGCGGTATTTTCAACGCCAACCTGTTCGACCGGCTCAATAGCCCTTCTGATCTCAGCGTACAGGTGCGCCCCATCGTCAACGGCCGCGCCGCCAGAAATGTGGAACTGTCGCTGGCGGAACTGCTCATGCTGACGGCCGAAGTGCAAATCCCGCTGTTGTCGCCGCCAAAGGAAACGTTATTCGCACAGGTTGACCTGCTCGACTTTCCGGGCTTCAGCCTGCAGGACGAGCCGGAGTTCGAGTCGGATGAGGACAACCCGGAGCGGCTGCTGCGCCTCAAGCCGCACCCGTTGTCCCGCGCGTTGCTGCGCGCCAAACGCGCCTATCTGCTGGAGCGTTATACCGACGATCAGGAAATGAATCTGCTGATGGTTTGTACCGCCGCCGCCTGCAAAGCGGACGTGCGCCACGTCGGCCGGGCATTGGATTTTTGGGTGCGTCATACCCAGGGCGAAAACCCGCAAGTCCGCAGCCGCCGCAAACCCGGCTTGATCTGGGCGGTGACGCGTCATGACCGACGATTCACCCACGGCTATAACAACGATGAAGCGGTGCAGCGTTACGTGGGTAACCCCGGCGATGCCTGGGGCACCATGCTGGCGATGGACAAGCGCGGCATCAACCGAATGGCGGCCTGGCTGGACGCGGAAGTCCGCCGTGAAGTCAAACTGGGGCGCATCAACGAACAACTGAGTGAATTGCAGCGCGAGCTGTCCGATAACCTGCTCGGCAGTTGGTATCAGCCGGCCGGCGCCGATGATCCGGCGCGTAAACAGCATATCGCCGAGTCGATGCTTAAAGCGTTGCAAACCCGAACCGGCGTACACGGCGAATTGCTGGAACGGTTATTGCCCTCGCGCGATGAGCTACGCCGGCTGTACCTGCAACAGCAGGAGCAGACGCAACGCAGCTTCGCGCCCTATCAGGAAACGCAGGATACGGCGGTGCCGCGGGTCAGCTATGAGCCGTTTGGCGTCGGGATGGATATCGACCTGTTCAGCGACGCCGCCGACCCGAGCGAAGAAAACGAAGCGCCCATCGCGCCGGCGGCGCCGACCGAGGAAGAGCAAACCGAAAATCACAGCTATGAGGCGGAGTTCGCCCGTAATCTGTACCGGTATTGGATCAACCACCTGCGTAACCTGCCGGAAAACGTCGCCATCATTGAACTGCTGGGGATTAACCGCCCGACGATAGAAATGCTGGTGGAGGAACTGATCACAGCCAGCGTGCGGCTGAAGATTGAAGATGAGCTGCAAACCATGCTGGTGGATTCCGGGCAACTGGGCATTAACCGGGAAAGTAAAGCGGACCGTCAAGTATCGCGCGCGCTCAACGTCCTCGGCGATTTCGTCGCCTGGCTGGGCTTTCAGCAAATGCCCGAGGCTAAACGACCGGCCAGCCGCGTCAACAAAGGCAACAAGATCTTTGCCAAGCCGGAAAAACAGACGGCCAACTTCGGCACCTCCCTCGGCACCTCCCGCCGGCTGACCAGGCTGTCGGCGACGCCGGTCAACAATACCGCCTATTATATTTATGACTGGCTGATAGGCCTGAACGAGATGATTATCCAGAACGCCGGCTACGCGGCCGGGCGTGATATCAAACCCAAACAGCGCGAACGTCTGGGTACGATTCTGGGCTTGATCAAACCGACCGAAGGCTGACCCGTACGGCGGAGCGTTAGGCTCCGCCCTTTCAGCATAAAAGTTTACGCAATCAAATGATTATGCTGCTTTCCTTACCCCCACTTTCGATAAAATCACGTTAAAAATCAGGCTAGTCTTGCAAAAATGCGGCTCTCACGTCATAGTTTTACACGGGGTGTGTACTGTGGTACCGAATGTATACCGAATGCTTTTATTGCCATGTTTTTTCTTTGATTCGCCCGGTTTAAAACAATACTGTCGATGTTAAAAAGTACTGTCGATGCTAAAAATACTGTCGACGCTAAAAAAGGCACGCAGGCCACCCCGCTCTTTTTTTCCACCATCATGATGACCACGCTGTTATTCCCGCAAAGGAAAACAGAATGGCCCTTCTTCCAGGGATATCGGGTTGCAGTTATCTATTGGGTGTGTTCTGAAACGCACTAACACCCGTATTGGCATACCAGACTGCTGGTCATGTCGCCTTACCGGCAACATCGCCCGAAAACGATTGATATCCCCGTTCCACGACGCCTGACCCCCGGCTCAGACGCGCGGTTTTCTCTCAGCTGTTCACGACATGGCACAGGTAACGCATCATGAGTAACAGTAGTGAACCCGACACCGCCTTTGACGATTTTCTGGCTTTATCCGCCCTGCTTACCGGCTTCAGTCAGTTTGAACTGACCGGCACCGGGCTGACCCGCGAGTATTTCACCTGGCTGCAACACGCCGCCGCCACGCCGTTCAAACAGCTGCTGCACGACTTTTCGGCGCAGCCGGATGATGACGCATTACGGCTCAACTGGCTGGAAGCCACGGTGCTGACATCATTGACGCTCGGCCCGGTCGCCCGCAGCCTGCTGCGTTTGTGGTACACCGGCCAGTGGGTTCCCATCACGTCGGTGCCGGACGCCGCCTATTTTCTCAGCGACGCCGCCTGGCGCGAGGCGTTGATTTGGCAGGCCATCCACGCCCACCCGCAGGCAATCCGTCAGCAGGAATTCGGCGCCTGGGCCGAACCGCCGATTGCCGAGTGGAGAACCCGCGGATGAATGTCATCACCCCTCATCAGGCTGAGCAGACCGATTACGACGTGGTGATCGTCGGCGGCGGCATTGCCGGGTCGCTGATGGCAAAAACCCTGACCCGCGGGGGAAAGCGCTGCCTGATACTGGAGGCCGGCGACGGCGAGAACCTGCATTACGCCGGATACCGGCAGACATTGCAGCGTTATCGGCAGCACCCGGGTAAAAGCCATCAGGTATCCGGCCCGCGCAACGTCAACGCGCCGGCGCCGCACGATGCCGCCCTCCAGCCCCTGATGCCCGACGGTTATGACGACCGCGGCTATCTGGTGCAACGCGGCCCGCTGCCGTTCAGTTCTACCTATTGCCGCCAGCTCGGCGGCACCTCGCTACAGTGGCTCGGCAGCGCCATGCGCATGCTACCGGAAGATTTCGAACTGCAAAGCCGCTACGGCATCGGGCTGGACTGGCCGCTGCGCTATAATGATCTCGAACCCTGGTATCGGGCGGCGGAGTACGAACTGGGCGTCTCGGCCAACGTGGCGGAGCAGGCTTATCTGGGGATCCGCTTTCCGCCGGATTATGTCTACCCGATGCAAGGTCTGCCCCCCGCCTGGGGCGATCGACAACTGGCGCGCCGCCTCAACGGCATGACGGTCATGGAAGACGGGCAGGCTACGCCGCTGACCCTGTGCGGCACGCCGTCCGCGCGCAATGGCGTACCGCATCCCGGTTACGACCACGGCCGCGGCTATCATCCTCGCGGCGCGGCAGGCAGCCCGCAGCTCGGCCTGCGCTGCTCCGGCAATAGCCACTGCACGCCGTTCTGCCCGACGCAGGCTCGCTACAACGCGCTGAAAACACTGGAAGACGCTGACCCGGCATTGCTGGATGTCGTCACCTGTAGCGTGGCGCACAAGTTGCTGATCGACCCATCGACCGATGCCATCACCGGCATCCAGTTTCGCCATTACGTGCATCAGGAAACGGCATTGCATCACCTGCATACCGTCCGCGCCCGACGCTATGTGCTGGCCGGCAACGCCATTGCCAATGCGGTGCTGTTGCTGGCATCCGACGCCTGCAAAGGCAATGATCTGGTAGGACGCCATCTGATGGATCACCCGGTACTGCCGGTCTGGGGCCGGGCCGACGCGCCCTTGTGGCCCATGCGCGGTCCACTCACCACCTCGGGGATTGAAGCCATGCGAGGCGGCTCGGCCCGCGCACATCGGGCGGCCTATCGCATCGAGCTGAGCAACGACGGCTGGCGCTGGCCGGTCAACGCCTTATATCACGATGTCGAACAGTTGCTGGCCGAACCGTTGTGCGGCCCCCGCTTACGCAGCCAACTGCGCGAACGGCTGTTACGGCAATTCAGCGCGCGTTGCCTGGTGGAACAGTTGCCGGAATACAATAACCGGGTGACCATTCACCCTGACTACCGCGACGCGCTGGGTAATTACCGCCCGGTAATCCATTATGACCTGGCGCTGTACACCCGTACCGGCGTCGCGCGCGCCGGCACCGTCATGCGGCAGATTTTCCGGCACGCCGGCATTCGCGATCACAGTCATTACTCGCCCGCCGACCCTGGCTACTTTACCTGCCAGGGACAGCCGCTGGCGTTTGTCGGCGCCGGGCATATCGCCGGCACGCACTGCATGGGCAAGTCGCCACACCATTCGGTGGTCGATCGTCAGCAGCGCAGTTGGATTCATAAGAATCTCTATCTGGTCGGCGCGGGAAATATGGTCAGCATGGGGACGGCGCCGCCCACCCTGACGCTGGCGGCGCTGACGCTATGGGCAGCGCACACAATTCTTTCCGAACTGGACAGAATGTGTGCCAGCACACGTTAAACGCGAAAAAAGCGCTACAAAAGATGATGATATTCAGGTTTCATGCTAGGAATAAATAGATAAGACTAATTACACACTTCGTCACTGCCGCAACTGACTAAGACGGAATAACATCATGAACTTAAACGAACACGCCGCACACCAAGATTTGGAAACCATGTTCA is from Dickeya dianthicola NCPPB 453 and encodes:
- a CDS encoding virulence factor SrfB — translated: MLATLTDYKQQITLIQNSGIQFLDFALKLPPARSSFANRFVRKSANGPLLRLTYNEHSGKYTLPSAMQVLPEAVNPESSYTLEQSLRLLSNVWLPLPFFRFNPPRTFMGGPHNWARVQVLELGEPDDDGNTHRLCLAFDTRVYPESHDLEALAPSENDINAGRLFTLAYHSEELDDFLDQTWVDGWLREAFSQQALVVESRKPRDIRQHLREFEYQAHYLNLLDIMATLLDVPEIRITSGTLKEPAINVDLILDVGNSHTAGVLVEDHADESNGLKQTYELQIRDLSQPHYLYNELFDSRVEFAQARFGKQNFSFESGRDDAFVWPSITRVGREASRLALQRQGTEGSSGISSPRRYLWDEEPYVPGWRFSQTSSPRQQEPLATAMPLTMLVNDEGQPLFSLPLDERLPVFDPHYSRSSVMTFMLSELLAQALMQMNSAAQRLKMIHANAPRQLRNIILTLPSAMPKPEREIFRRRMIDAIGLVWKAMGWHPADEDFLTAQDKRHSSVPVPEVQMEWDEATCGQMVYLYNEAQVNFGGRAEAFFASMARPDKELTDDEQPGKTLRIASIDIGGGTTDLAITQYWLDDGVGSNVKIIPRLLFREGFKVAGDDILLDVIQLYVLPALQAALKKAGVTSPDSLMTRLFGSEGRMDGQLTLRQQVTLQMFIPIGQAILEAYEQFDPLDLNAEIDTTFGEMLPQAPTRNVLEYVNTEIQRELPDEETPFDILQVPLILRLGKLHSEFLANRMSITQHLRLMSEVVSLYACDVLLLTGRPSRFPGIQALFRHLQPLPINRMMSLDGYHTSDWYPFNKRGRIENPKSTAAVGAMLCLLALDLRLPGFYFKAGDFEPYSTVRYLGMLDSTNTLTADNVYYNDIDLDDADFTLDDQSGFEVRGSLCLGFRQLDNERWPASPLYSLSIVDPELARKVAGDSVLHVRLKVVPGDDNLTPERVEIANAVLGSGLAISPHQLRLKLNTLSSTVSGMAHYWIDSGSVFKK
- a CDS encoding putative virulence factor — translated: MKPLTPKQLSSRLSRQLQSVSQGVDQAIAWVDETRRNVPRLDMEADRLIVKLRRCRNNARGLSDSSLKEIAMGMFGLAQGGKTYLLTSLAGGENGRIETSVGGVTLDYQKNINPDNQQPAFVTRFTRQVEGKNTPNPVQVQLLNEADIARIMAYAFVLENSQNPAPELDEQHIAEHLKTLSLHRQQEAVPGLDGDDVVALWDYLVRHDARRQKPLERKFWPLAVELAPHLSIDDRASLFSILWGEQAEYTPLYRHFAHTLEQLSGARKVLAPISLLVDESLQPDSGIFNANLFDRLNSPSDLSVQVRPIVNGRAARNVELSLAELLMLTAEVQIPLLSPPKETLFAQVDLLDFPGFSLQDEPEFESDEDNPERLLRLKPHPLSRALLRAKRAYLLERYTDDQEMNLLMVCTAAACKADVRHVGRALDFWVRHTQGENPQVRSRRKPGLIWAVTRHDRRFTHGYNNDEAVQRYVGNPGDAWGTMLAMDKRGINRMAAWLDAEVRREVKLGRINEQLSELQRELSDNLLGSWYQPAGADDPARKQHIAESMLKALQTRTGVHGELLERLLPSRDELRRLYLQQQEQTQRSFAPYQETQDTAVPRVSYEPFGVGMDIDLFSDAADPSEENEAPIAPAAPTEEEQTENHSYEAEFARNLYRYWINHLRNLPENVAIIELLGINRPTIEMLVEELITASVRLKIEDELQTMLVDSGQLGINRESKADRQVSRALNVLGDFVAWLGFQQMPEAKRPASRVNKGNKIFAKPEKQTANFGTSLGTSRRLTRLSATPVNNTAYYIYDWLIGLNEMIIQNAGYAAGRDIKPKQRERLGTILGLIKPTEG
- a CDS encoding GMC family oxidoreductase → MNVITPHQAEQTDYDVVIVGGGIAGSLMAKTLTRGGKRCLILEAGDGENLHYAGYRQTLQRYRQHPGKSHQVSGPRNVNAPAPHDAALQPLMPDGYDDRGYLVQRGPLPFSSTYCRQLGGTSLQWLGSAMRMLPEDFELQSRYGIGLDWPLRYNDLEPWYRAAEYELGVSANVAEQAYLGIRFPPDYVYPMQGLPPAWGDRQLARRLNGMTVMEDGQATPLTLCGTPSARNGVPHPGYDHGRGYHPRGAAGSPQLGLRCSGNSHCTPFCPTQARYNALKTLEDADPALLDVVTCSVAHKLLIDPSTDAITGIQFRHYVHQETALHHLHTVRARRYVLAGNAIANAVLLLASDACKGNDLVGRHLMDHPVLPVWGRADAPLWPMRGPLTTSGIEAMRGGSARAHRAAYRIELSNDGWRWPVNALYHDVEQLLAEPLCGPRLRSQLRERLLRQFSARCLVEQLPEYNNRVTIHPDYRDALGNYRPVIHYDLALYTRTGVARAGTVMRQIFRHAGIRDHSHYSPADPGYFTCQGQPLAFVGAGHIAGTHCMGKSPHHSVVDRQQRSWIHKNLYLVGAGNMVSMGTAPPTLTLAALTLWAAHTILSELDRMCASTR